A single genomic interval of Ramlibacter pinisoli harbors:
- a CDS encoding NAD(P)H-dependent oxidoreductase encodes MTRILLLQGHPDADSRHLCHALAASYAQGALSGGHEVRTVDVAALAFPLLRSQREWEQGALPEGLAEAQRLIGWAEHIVLFFPLWLGDMPAVLKGFLEQVARPGFAFKHEGQRTTFSRKGLTGRSARVVVTMGMPAVVYRWYFRAHSVKSLERNILGFVGIAPVKETLVGGVGELDPATAGQWLARLQALGIKAQ; translated from the coding sequence ATGACCCGTATCCTTCTGCTGCAAGGCCATCCCGATGCGGACTCGCGCCATCTCTGCCACGCCCTGGCGGCGTCCTATGCGCAAGGAGCCCTCTCGGGCGGACACGAGGTGCGTACGGTGGATGTGGCTGCCCTCGCGTTTCCCCTGCTGCGCAGCCAGCGGGAGTGGGAACAGGGGGCCCTGCCGGAAGGCCTGGCCGAAGCGCAGCGGCTGATTGGCTGGGCCGAGCACATCGTCCTGTTCTTTCCGCTCTGGCTGGGCGACATGCCAGCGGTCCTCAAAGGATTCCTGGAACAGGTTGCAAGGCCGGGGTTCGCGTTCAAGCACGAAGGGCAGCGCACGACGTTCTCGAGGAAGGGCCTGACCGGCCGCTCGGCCCGCGTGGTCGTCACGATGGGCATGCCCGCCGTGGTGTACCGGTGGTATTTCCGTGCCCACAGTGTCAAGTCGCTGGAACGGAACATCCTCGGCTTCGTCGGCATCGCACCCGTGAAAGAGACGCTGGTCGGGGGCGTCGGCGAACTGGATCCGGCGACAGCGGGCCAGTGGCTGGCCAGGTTGCAAGCGCTTGGAATAAAGGCCCAGTGA
- a CDS encoding response regulator, with protein MVDDLQEKHVVFRTILDELGENIVSARSGKEALRYILEKEFAVILLDVNMPDIDGLETASLIRHYKKSAQTPIVFITAYVDELQAKRGYALGAVDYIPSPVVPEVLRSKVRVFVELYRMNRQLQVRAAEREALARSEAARTAAEEAIHRADYLSEVSQQLSRSLDLEHTSRALLDLAVPMLGERAVLVITDGEGGILRSQASSGEGLDGLAPSLQETVAQVLQDRQFQLSQDGGLAAAVFPLASGERVRGALVLLGRREKFDGARVALAREVASRASIAMENARLYSAVQEADRRKNEFLAMLAHELRNPLAPIRNAVHIMQGADVAAPTMHWARDVISRQADHMARLIDDLLDVSRIVQGKVVVKPETMSLVSLIERSVEATMPKLEARTQELALELPEEAVVLDGDSVRLAQVLSNLINNASKFSPIDSRILLRAAWEDGTVRITIKDEGSGIDPAFMPHIFDLFAQADQSLDRSQGGLGIGLTLVKHLVELHGGSVEARSEGPGQGTEVAVTLPGRLAGPDVAPSHVAPSLPPAQPPAPSRILVVDDLMASAETLMTLLEMEGFEVKVANEGVAALRIAEDFRPDVVLLDIGLPGMNGFEVAHKLRNQPASRDALLIALTGYGEAESRTRSAEAGFDFHMVKPADVNLLLSMIANPEEARRARAA; from the coding sequence GTGGTTGACGACCTCCAGGAGAAGCACGTCGTCTTCCGCACCATCCTGGACGAGCTGGGCGAGAACATCGTCAGTGCCCGCTCGGGCAAGGAAGCCCTGCGCTACATCCTGGAGAAGGAGTTCGCCGTCATCCTGCTGGACGTCAATATGCCCGACATCGACGGGCTGGAGACGGCCAGCCTGATCCGCCACTACAAGAAGTCGGCCCAGACCCCCATCGTCTTCATCACGGCCTACGTCGACGAGTTGCAGGCAAAGCGCGGCTACGCACTCGGCGCGGTCGACTACATCCCCTCGCCGGTCGTGCCGGAAGTGCTGCGGTCCAAGGTTCGCGTGTTCGTCGAGCTGTACCGGATGAACCGGCAGCTGCAAGTGAGGGCGGCCGAGCGGGAGGCCCTGGCCCGCTCGGAAGCGGCACGTACCGCTGCCGAGGAAGCGATTCACCGGGCCGACTACCTCTCGGAAGTCAGCCAGCAGCTGTCGCGGTCGCTCGATCTCGAGCACACCTCCCGCGCCCTGTTGGACCTGGCCGTTCCCATGCTCGGCGAGCGGGCGGTGCTGGTCATCACCGACGGAGAGGGTGGCATCCTGCGGTCCCAGGCCAGCAGCGGCGAGGGGCTGGACGGCCTGGCCCCATCCTTGCAGGAAACCGTCGCCCAGGTCTTGCAGGACCGGCAGTTCCAGCTGTCGCAGGACGGGGGCTTGGCCGCGGCCGTGTTCCCGCTGGCCTCCGGCGAGCGGGTGCGTGGCGCCCTGGTGCTGCTGGGCCGGCGCGAGAAGTTTGATGGTGCCCGGGTCGCACTGGCCCGGGAAGTGGCCAGCCGCGCTTCCATTGCCATGGAGAACGCCCGGCTCTACAGCGCCGTGCAGGAGGCCGACCGGCGCAAGAACGAGTTCCTCGCCATGCTGGCGCATGAGCTGCGCAATCCACTGGCGCCCATCCGCAACGCGGTGCACATCATGCAAGGTGCCGACGTGGCGGCGCCCACCATGCACTGGGCGCGCGACGTCATCAGCCGGCAGGCCGATCACATGGCCCGGCTCATCGACGACCTGCTGGACGTCTCGCGCATCGTGCAGGGCAAGGTGGTGGTCAAGCCCGAGACCATGAGCCTGGTCTCGCTGATCGAGCGCTCGGTGGAAGCCACCATGCCCAAGCTGGAGGCCCGCACCCAGGAGCTGGCCCTCGAGTTGCCGGAGGAGGCTGTGGTCCTGGACGGCGATTCTGTCCGGCTGGCACAGGTGCTGTCGAACCTCATCAACAACGCCTCCAAGTTCTCTCCGATCGACAGCCGCATCCTGCTGCGTGCCGCCTGGGAGGACGGAACCGTGCGCATCACCATCAAGGACGAGGGAAGCGGCATCGACCCGGCCTTCATGCCGCACATCTTCGACCTCTTCGCACAGGCCGACCAATCGCTCGATCGCTCGCAGGGCGGCCTGGGGATCGGCCTGACACTGGTCAAGCACCTGGTCGAGCTGCACGGCGGCTCGGTGGAGGCCCGCAGCGAAGGGCCGGGGCAGGGCACCGAAGTCGCCGTCACCCTGCCGGGCCGGCTGGCAGGGCCGGACGTTGCGCCATCCCACGTGGCGCCCTCGCTCCCGCCGGCGCAGCCGCCCGCGCCGTCGCGCATCCTGGTGGTCGACGACCTGATGGCATCGGCCGAGACCCTGATGACCCTGCTCGAGATGGAGGGCTTCGAGGTCAAGGTGGCCAACGAGGGCGTCGCGGCGCTGCGCATCGCCGAGGACTTCCGTCCCGACGTCGTGCTGCTGGACATCGGCCTGCCGGGCATGAACGGGTTCGAGGTGGCGCACAAGTTGCGCAACCAGCCGGCCTCGCGCGATGCACTGCTCATCGCCCTGACCGGCTACGGCGAAGCCGAAAGCCGCACCCGGTCGGCCGAGGCAGGGTTCGACTTCCACATGGTCAAGCCGGCCGACGTCAACCTGCTGCTGTCCATGATCGCCAATCCCGAGGAAGCCCGGCGCGCCCGGGCGGCGTGA
- a CDS encoding ATP-dependent 6-phosphofructokinase: MDDATLRFEITRLGECHVPSPMRGVRFVGDDERVLYHARLEDLGPWLQAHAEPPAMEVAGPRERLLFDPSSIACGIVTCGGLCPGLNDVIRAIVLSLRYHYGVTRIHGFRYGYEGLVHRHGHAPLDLTPEAVARINELGGTVLGSSRGPQDPAEMVRTLKDLGIGILFTIGGDGTLRGAHAIVEEAGRQGLSLGVIGVPKTIDNDISFTQRTFGFATAVTEARWATYAANAEAEAARNGIGLVKLMGRDSGFIAAHTVLVNSQVNFCLIPEVRFSLERLLGDLSARLQHRGHAVILVAEGAGQDLVAPTGGKDASGNAKYGDIGLFLRDAISDHFRRTGTEISLKYIDPSYMIRSQPASPVDSAFCLLLGQHAVHAGMSGRTDMVVSFWNHEFTHVPIPLAVSARKKVDPLGALWSSVLASTGQARDLW; this comes from the coding sequence GTGGACGACGCAACCCTCCGTTTCGAGATCACCCGACTCGGCGAATGCCACGTGCCCTCACCGATGCGCGGTGTTCGCTTCGTCGGCGACGACGAGCGCGTCCTGTACCACGCCCGCCTCGAGGACCTGGGGCCCTGGTTGCAGGCTCACGCCGAACCTCCCGCGATGGAGGTCGCGGGCCCGCGTGAGCGCCTCCTGTTCGACCCATCCTCGATCGCCTGCGGCATCGTCACCTGTGGCGGCCTCTGCCCGGGGTTGAACGACGTCATCAGGGCGATCGTCCTCAGCCTGCGCTACCACTACGGAGTCACGAGGATCCACGGGTTCCGGTATGGGTACGAGGGGCTCGTGCACCGGCACGGACACGCGCCCCTCGATCTCACGCCCGAGGCGGTCGCCCGCATCAACGAGCTCGGTGGAACGGTTCTCGGCTCGTCCCGCGGGCCGCAGGATCCGGCCGAGATGGTCCGGACGCTGAAGGACCTGGGGATCGGCATCCTTTTCACAATCGGCGGCGACGGGACGCTGCGCGGGGCACACGCCATCGTGGAGGAAGCTGGGCGTCAGGGACTGTCTCTCGGCGTCATCGGCGTCCCGAAGACGATCGACAACGACATTTCCTTCACCCAGCGCACGTTCGGCTTCGCGACCGCGGTCACCGAGGCCCGCTGGGCAACCTACGCCGCCAACGCGGAAGCCGAAGCGGCACGCAACGGGATCGGCCTGGTGAAGCTGATGGGTCGCGACTCAGGGTTCATCGCTGCCCATACCGTGCTTGTCAACAGCCAGGTGAACTTCTGCCTGATCCCGGAGGTCCGCTTCAGCCTGGAACGACTTCTCGGCGATCTCTCGGCGCGACTCCAGCACCGTGGCCACGCCGTGATCCTGGTGGCGGAAGGCGCAGGCCAGGACCTGGTCGCCCCGACGGGAGGGAAGGACGCATCAGGCAATGCGAAGTACGGCGACATCGGCTTGTTCCTGCGCGACGCGATCAGCGATCACTTCAGGCGGACCGGCACCGAGATCAGCCTCAAGTACATCGATCCGAGCTACATGATTCGCAGCCAGCCCGCGAGCCCTGTCGATTCGGCGTTCTGCCTGCTGCTTGGGCAGCACGCCGTGCACGCCGGGATGAGCGGACGCACCGACATGGTGGTCAGTTTCTGGAACCATGAGTTCACTCACGTCCCGATTCCGCTTGCAGTGTCGGCGCGAAAAAAGGTCGATCCGCTGGGCGCGCTCTGGAGCAGCGTGCTTGCGTCAACAGGTCAGGCGAGGGACCTGTGGTGA
- a CDS encoding YgaP family membrane protein translates to MNPLKTNLGTLDRGIRIVTGIVLLILFAAGVIGAWGLIGIALVLSGLLRYCPVYDLLGFHSGHTPPQRLP, encoded by the coding sequence ATGAATCCCCTGAAGACCAACCTGGGCACCCTCGATCGTGGCATTCGCATCGTGACCGGGATTGTGCTGCTGATCCTGTTTGCCGCTGGCGTGATCGGTGCATGGGGCCTCATCGGAATCGCGCTGGTGCTGAGCGGGCTGCTGCGCTACTGCCCCGTCTACGATCTGTTGGGCTTCCATTCCGGCCACACTCCGCCGCAGAGGCTGCCGTGA
- a CDS encoding PAS domain S-box protein, translated as MLPRIPVDKLTALLAYWDADQRCRFANQAYKRWFGVEPADLVGKHISELLGPLYALNSPHIEAVLRGEPQEFEREVPDPKGGSARHSLINYIPDLADGVVRGFFVLATDITAIRSTGIALRESEERFRLTLDEAPIGMALVATDGHFLRVNRVLCEILVYSAEELAGMTFQALTHPDDRDADLVFSGQLARGEIPRYALEKRYIRKDGGVVHIKLSASVLRDADGQPVHFITQVEDITERKRIQQEQLFLTELGPALESSLEQDQILDQVIQLATRRIADFCIVDTLDDGEQFQRKRVAGRDADKQQLAQALLHARLDRGGPYLLSETVRRRRPLLLQEPGEEEIAALAPSPDHRGILRSLDIASMLAVPLVAGDRVVGAIALIATRGSRPYDARDVRLAEELAWRTTMALENARLYDAARQATKLRDEVLAVVAHDLRNPLSTIAMQAALLRRRAQPRAGTEAAAGGIIQRAAARMTRLIEDLLDVSRMEAGRLSLQQAPLAAGPFLSECAGSQRDLAQAASIDLQFEAPQELPTLWADRDRLAQVLENLLGNALKFTGSGGRVTIGAEPHEGEVLFWVRDTGPGMSPDQLPHVFDRFWQARPTEGAGLGLPIARGLVEAHGGRIWVESETGKGTTFFFTIPVADGRDVTPATSAGPGGP; from the coding sequence GTGCTGCCGCGCATCCCCGTCGACAAGCTGACGGCCCTGCTGGCGTATTGGGATGCGGACCAGAGGTGCCGGTTTGCCAACCAGGCGTACAAGCGCTGGTTCGGGGTCGAGCCGGCAGATCTCGTCGGCAAGCACATCAGCGAGCTGCTCGGCCCGCTGTACGCGCTGAACAGCCCGCACATCGAGGCCGTGCTGCGCGGCGAGCCGCAGGAGTTCGAGCGTGAGGTTCCGGATCCGAAGGGCGGATCGGCGCGGCACAGCTTGATCAACTACATCCCGGACCTCGCGGACGGCGTCGTGCGCGGCTTCTTCGTGCTGGCCACGGACATCACGGCCATCCGCAGCACCGGGATTGCGTTGCGTGAAAGCGAGGAGCGATTCCGGCTCACATTGGACGAGGCGCCCATTGGCATGGCACTGGTGGCGACCGACGGACATTTCCTGCGTGTCAACCGCGTGCTGTGCGAGATCCTGGTCTACTCCGCCGAGGAGTTGGCGGGCATGACCTTCCAGGCCCTCACGCATCCCGACGACCGGGACGCCGACCTGGTGTTCAGCGGCCAGCTGGCCCGTGGCGAAATTCCGCGCTACGCACTCGAAAAGCGATACATCCGCAAGGACGGAGGTGTCGTGCACATCAAGCTCAGTGCGTCGGTGCTGCGCGATGCGGATGGCCAGCCCGTGCACTTCATCACACAAGTCGAGGACATCACCGAGCGCAAGCGGATCCAGCAGGAGCAGCTGTTCCTCACCGAACTGGGGCCCGCGCTGGAGTCCAGCCTCGAGCAGGACCAGATTCTCGACCAGGTCATCCAGCTGGCCACGCGCCGGATCGCGGATTTCTGCATCGTCGACACCCTCGACGATGGCGAGCAGTTCCAGCGCAAACGGGTGGCCGGCCGGGATGCGGACAAGCAGCAGCTGGCGCAGGCCCTCCTCCATGCGCGGCTCGATCGAGGGGGCCCCTACCTGCTGTCGGAAACCGTCCGCAGGCGGCGCCCGCTGCTGCTACAGGAGCCGGGCGAGGAGGAGATCGCGGCACTGGCCCCGAGCCCGGATCACCGGGGCATCCTGCGGTCGTTGGACATCGCGTCCATGCTGGCCGTGCCGCTGGTCGCCGGCGATCGTGTAGTGGGTGCCATCGCGCTGATCGCAACCCGGGGATCGCGGCCGTACGACGCGCGTGACGTCCGCCTGGCGGAAGAACTGGCCTGGCGCACCACGATGGCCCTGGAGAACGCGCGCCTGTACGACGCGGCGCGCCAAGCCACCAAGCTCCGGGACGAGGTCCTCGCCGTCGTGGCGCATGACCTGCGCAACCCGCTGAGCACGATCGCGATGCAGGCGGCTCTCCTGCGGCGACGCGCGCAGCCGCGCGCCGGCACCGAGGCTGCGGCAGGCGGGATCATCCAGCGCGCCGCCGCCCGCATGACGCGCCTCATCGAAGACCTGCTGGACGTCAGTCGCATGGAGGCCGGGCGGCTGTCCTTGCAGCAAGCGCCCCTGGCGGCTGGACCGTTCCTGTCCGAATGCGCCGGCTCCCAGCGCGACCTCGCACAGGCCGCCTCGATCGACCTGCAGTTCGAAGCGCCGCAGGAACTGCCCACGCTATGGGCCGATCGCGACCGGCTGGCGCAGGTCCTGGAGAATCTGCTGGGCAACGCGCTCAAGTTCACCGGCAGCGGCGGCCGGGTCACCATTGGCGCCGAGCCGCACGAGGGCGAGGTGCTTTTCTGGGTGCGCGACACCGGCCCCGGCATGTCGCCCGATCAACTGCCGCACGTCTTCGACCGCTTCTGGCAGGCGCGTCCGACCGAAGGGGCCGGCCTGGGCCTGCCCATCGCCAGGGGATTGGTCGAAGCACACGGCGGCCGCATCTGGGTCGAGAGCGAAACCGGCAAGGGCACGACCTTCTTCTTCACCATTCCGGTAGCCGACGGCAGGGACGTCACGCCGGCGACCAGCGCGGGGCCCGGTGGGCCGTGA